Proteins encoded by one window of Halictus rubicundus isolate RS-2024b chromosome 18, iyHalRubi1_principal, whole genome shotgun sequence:
- the LOC143362824 gene encoding uncharacterized protein LOC143362824 isoform X3 produces MPQIRKKYRKLKRVMDIKKRAQCMKYKSYIPLCEKLKTNNNSLAKALSEEKQECQLLFSQNVALNGEVQDLVSACNKRDAVIINISKNAKEMLKVLVTITGYLTNTISMCQEFAASTNANLYTPYNSTGRRDSHRRVSSKSPTKGVVKPMVSGHTITKPTINLSRVTMQDMNNVSNLSVIPEVATPPRNQETNSLSSPVAVAVRQHRYDTDRTRRMPERLTVSSPRSSEENERRLSKRSSRHSGRMSGKHTRPKSGRLSGGNSTRCSNGNIEHIRSPTVKLNDVSKFLQNSQTINIRLLDKTRMNESDEGSVHAGNSNDMNQDDSEIGVTIPETSLSDSSEENNEKTVENDNNNTKVLCKSDDKNEHKKENSTTPQDSSTNYDDPLEGPSWLFNNIQTVPCNINDEKKTDNINVSIDNSTSRSLVVTETSDESDDEKSMEELQSSLSEPESKLKSFSESVEERSVENDSVSSQDVNTDTGCNTSVLSTSKDTSQDEYKTESEPTQNLVNFITQRRGYSMEDEEDEDDFTLMYVRHPRDMQFDINDLKFPVLEESTLKPIAPVEPEPEITTTLRKISQICPIPSVSDNSINETVFNHSTVNLPLLMNNDYDNRDLTPLKEKSDPTQRKKKGKNLTRRDSDDFTDAATTTNKQSSHTNRKSKSVGKEKVATVVLQKLDNSEVKSRTPTPEELHNSSQSLSSFRGEDSSDSESSIASACSTHTFGRPRRKRAPKNFKEPNLRKKLRRNC; encoded by the exons atgccTCAAATACGAAAAAAATATCGGAAACTAAAAAGGGTTATGGACATCAAAAAAAGAGCACAATGTATGAAATATAAATCATACATACCCT TATGTGAAAAATTAAAGACTAATAACAATTCATTAGCGAAAGCATTATCTGAAGAAAAACAAGAGTGCCAGTTATTATTTTCGCAAAATGTTGCTTTGAACGGGGAGGTCCAAGATTTAGTTTCAGCATGTAATAAACGAGAT GCCGTGATAATAAACATTTCAAAGAACGCTAAAGAGATGCTTAAAGTGTTAGTAACAATCACTGGTTACTTGACAAATACAATTTCAATGTGTCAGGAATTTGCAGCATCTACCAATGCAAATTTGTATACACCTTATAATTCTACTGGGA GAAGAGACTCTCATAGAAGGGTGTCATCAAAATCGCCGACCAAAGGAGTGGTAAAGCCTATGGTGAGCGGGCATACCATTACAAAACCTACCATTAATTTGAGTAGAGTAACTATGCAAGATATGAATAATGTATCAAACTTAAGTGTGATACCAGAAGTAGCCACACCACCAAGAAATCAAGAAACAAACAGTCTGAGCTCTCCTGTAGCCGTTGCTGTGAGACAACATAGATAT gaCACTGACCGTACACGTAGAATGCCAGAAAGACTGACCGTTAGTTCACCAAGAAGTAGTG AAGAAAATGAACGAAGGTTGAGTAAAAGAAGTAGCAGACATTCTGGAAGAATGTCAGGAAAGCATACCAGACCAAAGTCAGGTAGACTTTCTGGAGGTAATAGTACGCGGTGTAGTAATGGAAATATTGAACACATACGAAGTCCCACAGTAAAACTCAATGatgtttcaaaatttcttcaaaattctcAAACTATTAACATtcgattg tTAGACAAAACAAGGATGAACGAAAGTGATGAAGGCAGTGTTCATGCAGGAAATAGCAACGATATGAATCAAGATGATTCTGAAATTGGGGTTACAATACCAGAGACATCCCTATCTGACTCATCAGAAGAAAATAACGAAAAGACCGTcgaaaatgataataataatacaaaggTTCTTTGCAAATCTGATGATAAAAATGAACACAAGAAAGAAAACTCTACAACACCGCAAGATTCTTCAACAAATTACGATGATCCTCTTGAAGGACCAAGTTGGTTATTTAACAATATCCAAACTGTGCCTTGTAATATAAATGACGAGAAGAAGACTgataatataaatgtttctaTTGATAATAGTACATCTAGATCTTTGGTAGTAACAGAAACGAGTGACGAATCAGACGATGAAAAGTCTATGGAAGAATTACAGTCATCTTTAAGCGAGCCAGAAAGTAAATTAAAAAGCTTTTCTGAATCCGTTGAAGAAAGAAGTGTTGAAAATGATAGTGTTAGTAGTCAAGATGTAAATACAGACACCGGTTGTAATACATCCGTTCTGTCTACTTCAAAAGATACCAGTCAGGATGAATATAAAACCGAGAGTGAACCGACACAAAATTTGGTTAATTTTATTACACAAAGGCGAGGCTACTCTATGGAggatgaagaagacgaagatGATTTTACTTTGATGTACGTGCGCCATCCGCGTGACATGCAATTTGACATAAACGACTTGAAGTTTCCCGTTTTAGAAGAGTCCACATTAAAACCAATAGCTCCGGTCGAACCAGAACCAGAAATAACAACTACGCTTCGAAAAATATCTCAAATCTGTCCAATACCGTCGGTTTCGGACAATAGTATAAATGAGACTGTGTTCAATCATTCTACAGTGAATTTGCCTTTACTAATGAATAATGATTACGATAATAGAGACTTAACTCCGTTGAAGGAAAAATCAGATCCTACACAACGGAAGAAAAAAGGGAAGAACTTAACTAGGAGGGATTCAGATGATTTTACCGATGCTGCAACAACGACAAACAAACAAAGTAGCCACACAAATAGGAAGTCTAAATCTGTGGGTAAGGAGAAAGTTGCTACAGTGGTATTGCAGAAATTGGACAATTCCGAAGTTAAATCGAGGACACCTACTCCAGAGGAGCTGCACAATTCCAGCCAATCGTT GTCATCTTTCCGCGGAGAAGACTCGAGCGATTCAGAAAGCAGCATTGCCAGTGCATGTAGTACGCATACTTTTGGTCGACCACGACGAAAGCGCGCACCTAAAAATTTCAAGGAACCCAATTTGAGAAA AAAATTACgaagaaattgttaa
- the LOC143362824 gene encoding uncharacterized protein LOC143362824 isoform X4, producing the protein MPQIRKKYRKLKRVMDIKKRAQCMKYKSYIPLCEKLKTNNNSLAKALSEEKQECQLLFSQNVALNGEVQDLVSACNKRDAVIINISKNAKEMLKVLVTITGYLTNTISMCQEFAASTNANLYTPYNSTGRRDSHRRVSSKSPTKGVVKPMVSGHTITKPTINLSRVTMQDMNNVSNLSVIPEVATPPRNQETNSLSSPVAVAVRQHRYDTDRTRRMPERLTVSSPRSSEENERRLSKRSSRHSGRMSGKHTRPKSGRLSGDKTRMNESDEGSVHAGNSNDMNQDDSEIGVTIPETSLSDSSEENNEKTVENDNNNTKVLCKSDDKNEHKKENSTTPQDSSTNYDDPLEGPSWLFNNIQTVPCNINDEKKTDNINVSIDNSTSRSLVVTETSDESDDEKSMEELQSSLSEPESKLKSFSESVEERSVENDSVSSQDVNTDTGCNTSVLSTSKDTSQDEYKTESEPTQNLVNFITQRRGYSMEDEEDEDDFTLMYVRHPRDMQFDINDLKFPVLEESTLKPIAPVEPEPEITTTLRKISQICPIPSVSDNSINETVFNHSTVNLPLLMNNDYDNRDLTPLKEKSDPTQRKKKGKNLTRRDSDDFTDAATTTNKQSSHTNRKSKSVGKEKVATVVLQKLDNSEVKSRTPTPEELHNSSQSFNRSSFRGEDSSDSESSIASACSTHTFGRPRRKRAPKNFKEPNLRKKLRRNC; encoded by the exons atgccTCAAATACGAAAAAAATATCGGAAACTAAAAAGGGTTATGGACATCAAAAAAAGAGCACAATGTATGAAATATAAATCATACATACCCT TATGTGAAAAATTAAAGACTAATAACAATTCATTAGCGAAAGCATTATCTGAAGAAAAACAAGAGTGCCAGTTATTATTTTCGCAAAATGTTGCTTTGAACGGGGAGGTCCAAGATTTAGTTTCAGCATGTAATAAACGAGAT GCCGTGATAATAAACATTTCAAAGAACGCTAAAGAGATGCTTAAAGTGTTAGTAACAATCACTGGTTACTTGACAAATACAATTTCAATGTGTCAGGAATTTGCAGCATCTACCAATGCAAATTTGTATACACCTTATAATTCTACTGGGA GAAGAGACTCTCATAGAAGGGTGTCATCAAAATCGCCGACCAAAGGAGTGGTAAAGCCTATGGTGAGCGGGCATACCATTACAAAACCTACCATTAATTTGAGTAGAGTAACTATGCAAGATATGAATAATGTATCAAACTTAAGTGTGATACCAGAAGTAGCCACACCACCAAGAAATCAAGAAACAAACAGTCTGAGCTCTCCTGTAGCCGTTGCTGTGAGACAACATAGATAT gaCACTGACCGTACACGTAGAATGCCAGAAAGACTGACCGTTAGTTCACCAAGAAGTAGTG AAGAAAATGAACGAAGGTTGAGTAAAAGAAGTAGCAGACATTCTGGAAGAATGTCAGGAAAGCATACCAGACCAAAGTCAGGTAGACTTTCTGGAG ACAAAACAAGGATGAACGAAAGTGATGAAGGCAGTGTTCATGCAGGAAATAGCAACGATATGAATCAAGATGATTCTGAAATTGGGGTTACAATACCAGAGACATCCCTATCTGACTCATCAGAAGAAAATAACGAAAAGACCGTcgaaaatgataataataatacaaaggTTCTTTGCAAATCTGATGATAAAAATGAACACAAGAAAGAAAACTCTACAACACCGCAAGATTCTTCAACAAATTACGATGATCCTCTTGAAGGACCAAGTTGGTTATTTAACAATATCCAAACTGTGCCTTGTAATATAAATGACGAGAAGAAGACTgataatataaatgtttctaTTGATAATAGTACATCTAGATCTTTGGTAGTAACAGAAACGAGTGACGAATCAGACGATGAAAAGTCTATGGAAGAATTACAGTCATCTTTAAGCGAGCCAGAAAGTAAATTAAAAAGCTTTTCTGAATCCGTTGAAGAAAGAAGTGTTGAAAATGATAGTGTTAGTAGTCAAGATGTAAATACAGACACCGGTTGTAATACATCCGTTCTGTCTACTTCAAAAGATACCAGTCAGGATGAATATAAAACCGAGAGTGAACCGACACAAAATTTGGTTAATTTTATTACACAAAGGCGAGGCTACTCTATGGAggatgaagaagacgaagatGATTTTACTTTGATGTACGTGCGCCATCCGCGTGACATGCAATTTGACATAAACGACTTGAAGTTTCCCGTTTTAGAAGAGTCCACATTAAAACCAATAGCTCCGGTCGAACCAGAACCAGAAATAACAACTACGCTTCGAAAAATATCTCAAATCTGTCCAATACCGTCGGTTTCGGACAATAGTATAAATGAGACTGTGTTCAATCATTCTACAGTGAATTTGCCTTTACTAATGAATAATGATTACGATAATAGAGACTTAACTCCGTTGAAGGAAAAATCAGATCCTACACAACGGAAGAAAAAAGGGAAGAACTTAACTAGGAGGGATTCAGATGATTTTACCGATGCTGCAACAACGACAAACAAACAAAGTAGCCACACAAATAGGAAGTCTAAATCTGTGGGTAAGGAGAAAGTTGCTACAGTGGTATTGCAGAAATTGGACAATTCCGAAGTTAAATCGAGGACACCTACTCCAGAGGAGCTGCACAATTCCAGCCAATCGTT CAACAGGTCATCTTTCCGCGGAGAAGACTCGAGCGATTCAGAAAGCAGCATTGCCAGTGCATGTAGTACGCATACTTTTGGTCGACCACGACGAAAGCGCGCACCTAAAAATTTCAAGGAACCCAATTTGAGAAA AAAATTACgaagaaattgttaa
- the LOC143362824 gene encoding uncharacterized protein LOC143362824 isoform X2: MPQIRKKYRKLKRVMDIKKRAQCMKYKSYIPLCEKLKTNNNSLAKALSEEKQECQLLFSQNVALNGEVQDLVSACNKRDAVIINISKNAKEMLKVLVTITGYLTNTISMCQEFAASTNANLYTPYNSTGRRDSHRRVSSKSPTKGVVKPMVSGHTITKPTINLSRVTMQDMNNVSNLSVIPEVATPPRNQETNSLSSPVAVAVRQHRYDTDRTRRMPERLTVSSPRKENERRLSKRSSRHSGRMSGKHTRPKSGRLSGGNSTRCSNGNIEHIRSPTVKLNDVSKFLQNSQTINIRLLDKTRMNESDEGSVHAGNSNDMNQDDSEIGVTIPETSLSDSSEENNEKTVENDNNNTKVLCKSDDKNEHKKENSTTPQDSSTNYDDPLEGPSWLFNNIQTVPCNINDEKKTDNINVSIDNSTSRSLVVTETSDESDDEKSMEELQSSLSEPESKLKSFSESVEERSVENDSVSSQDVNTDTGCNTSVLSTSKDTSQDEYKTESEPTQNLVNFITQRRGYSMEDEEDEDDFTLMYVRHPRDMQFDINDLKFPVLEESTLKPIAPVEPEPEITTTLRKISQICPIPSVSDNSINETVFNHSTVNLPLLMNNDYDNRDLTPLKEKSDPTQRKKKGKNLTRRDSDDFTDAATTTNKQSSHTNRKSKSVGKEKVATVVLQKLDNSEVKSRTPTPEELHNSSQSFNRSSFRGEDSSDSESSIASACSTHTFGRPRRKRAPKNFKEPNLRKKLRRNC; this comes from the exons atgccTCAAATACGAAAAAAATATCGGAAACTAAAAAGGGTTATGGACATCAAAAAAAGAGCACAATGTATGAAATATAAATCATACATACCCT TATGTGAAAAATTAAAGACTAATAACAATTCATTAGCGAAAGCATTATCTGAAGAAAAACAAGAGTGCCAGTTATTATTTTCGCAAAATGTTGCTTTGAACGGGGAGGTCCAAGATTTAGTTTCAGCATGTAATAAACGAGAT GCCGTGATAATAAACATTTCAAAGAACGCTAAAGAGATGCTTAAAGTGTTAGTAACAATCACTGGTTACTTGACAAATACAATTTCAATGTGTCAGGAATTTGCAGCATCTACCAATGCAAATTTGTATACACCTTATAATTCTACTGGGA GAAGAGACTCTCATAGAAGGGTGTCATCAAAATCGCCGACCAAAGGAGTGGTAAAGCCTATGGTGAGCGGGCATACCATTACAAAACCTACCATTAATTTGAGTAGAGTAACTATGCAAGATATGAATAATGTATCAAACTTAAGTGTGATACCAGAAGTAGCCACACCACCAAGAAATCAAGAAACAAACAGTCTGAGCTCTCCTGTAGCCGTTGCTGTGAGACAACATAGATAT gaCACTGACCGTACACGTAGAATGCCAGAAAGACTGACCGTTAGTTCACCAAGAA AAGAAAATGAACGAAGGTTGAGTAAAAGAAGTAGCAGACATTCTGGAAGAATGTCAGGAAAGCATACCAGACCAAAGTCAGGTAGACTTTCTGGAGGTAATAGTACGCGGTGTAGTAATGGAAATATTGAACACATACGAAGTCCCACAGTAAAACTCAATGatgtttcaaaatttcttcaaaattctcAAACTATTAACATtcgattg tTAGACAAAACAAGGATGAACGAAAGTGATGAAGGCAGTGTTCATGCAGGAAATAGCAACGATATGAATCAAGATGATTCTGAAATTGGGGTTACAATACCAGAGACATCCCTATCTGACTCATCAGAAGAAAATAACGAAAAGACCGTcgaaaatgataataataatacaaaggTTCTTTGCAAATCTGATGATAAAAATGAACACAAGAAAGAAAACTCTACAACACCGCAAGATTCTTCAACAAATTACGATGATCCTCTTGAAGGACCAAGTTGGTTATTTAACAATATCCAAACTGTGCCTTGTAATATAAATGACGAGAAGAAGACTgataatataaatgtttctaTTGATAATAGTACATCTAGATCTTTGGTAGTAACAGAAACGAGTGACGAATCAGACGATGAAAAGTCTATGGAAGAATTACAGTCATCTTTAAGCGAGCCAGAAAGTAAATTAAAAAGCTTTTCTGAATCCGTTGAAGAAAGAAGTGTTGAAAATGATAGTGTTAGTAGTCAAGATGTAAATACAGACACCGGTTGTAATACATCCGTTCTGTCTACTTCAAAAGATACCAGTCAGGATGAATATAAAACCGAGAGTGAACCGACACAAAATTTGGTTAATTTTATTACACAAAGGCGAGGCTACTCTATGGAggatgaagaagacgaagatGATTTTACTTTGATGTACGTGCGCCATCCGCGTGACATGCAATTTGACATAAACGACTTGAAGTTTCCCGTTTTAGAAGAGTCCACATTAAAACCAATAGCTCCGGTCGAACCAGAACCAGAAATAACAACTACGCTTCGAAAAATATCTCAAATCTGTCCAATACCGTCGGTTTCGGACAATAGTATAAATGAGACTGTGTTCAATCATTCTACAGTGAATTTGCCTTTACTAATGAATAATGATTACGATAATAGAGACTTAACTCCGTTGAAGGAAAAATCAGATCCTACACAACGGAAGAAAAAAGGGAAGAACTTAACTAGGAGGGATTCAGATGATTTTACCGATGCTGCAACAACGACAAACAAACAAAGTAGCCACACAAATAGGAAGTCTAAATCTGTGGGTAAGGAGAAAGTTGCTACAGTGGTATTGCAGAAATTGGACAATTCCGAAGTTAAATCGAGGACACCTACTCCAGAGGAGCTGCACAATTCCAGCCAATCGTT CAACAGGTCATCTTTCCGCGGAGAAGACTCGAGCGATTCAGAAAGCAGCATTGCCAGTGCATGTAGTACGCATACTTTTGGTCGACCACGACGAAAGCGCGCACCTAAAAATTTCAAGGAACCCAATTTGAGAAA AAAATTACgaagaaattgttaa
- the LOC143362824 gene encoding uncharacterized protein LOC143362824 isoform X1 translates to MPQIRKKYRKLKRVMDIKKRAQCMKYKSYIPLCEKLKTNNNSLAKALSEEKQECQLLFSQNVALNGEVQDLVSACNKRDAVIINISKNAKEMLKVLVTITGYLTNTISMCQEFAASTNANLYTPYNSTGRRDSHRRVSSKSPTKGVVKPMVSGHTITKPTINLSRVTMQDMNNVSNLSVIPEVATPPRNQETNSLSSPVAVAVRQHRYDTDRTRRMPERLTVSSPRSSEENERRLSKRSSRHSGRMSGKHTRPKSGRLSGGNSTRCSNGNIEHIRSPTVKLNDVSKFLQNSQTINIRLLDKTRMNESDEGSVHAGNSNDMNQDDSEIGVTIPETSLSDSSEENNEKTVENDNNNTKVLCKSDDKNEHKKENSTTPQDSSTNYDDPLEGPSWLFNNIQTVPCNINDEKKTDNINVSIDNSTSRSLVVTETSDESDDEKSMEELQSSLSEPESKLKSFSESVEERSVENDSVSSQDVNTDTGCNTSVLSTSKDTSQDEYKTESEPTQNLVNFITQRRGYSMEDEEDEDDFTLMYVRHPRDMQFDINDLKFPVLEESTLKPIAPVEPEPEITTTLRKISQICPIPSVSDNSINETVFNHSTVNLPLLMNNDYDNRDLTPLKEKSDPTQRKKKGKNLTRRDSDDFTDAATTTNKQSSHTNRKSKSVGKEKVATVVLQKLDNSEVKSRTPTPEELHNSSQSFNRSSFRGEDSSDSESSIASACSTHTFGRPRRKRAPKNFKEPNLRKKLRRNC, encoded by the exons atgccTCAAATACGAAAAAAATATCGGAAACTAAAAAGGGTTATGGACATCAAAAAAAGAGCACAATGTATGAAATATAAATCATACATACCCT TATGTGAAAAATTAAAGACTAATAACAATTCATTAGCGAAAGCATTATCTGAAGAAAAACAAGAGTGCCAGTTATTATTTTCGCAAAATGTTGCTTTGAACGGGGAGGTCCAAGATTTAGTTTCAGCATGTAATAAACGAGAT GCCGTGATAATAAACATTTCAAAGAACGCTAAAGAGATGCTTAAAGTGTTAGTAACAATCACTGGTTACTTGACAAATACAATTTCAATGTGTCAGGAATTTGCAGCATCTACCAATGCAAATTTGTATACACCTTATAATTCTACTGGGA GAAGAGACTCTCATAGAAGGGTGTCATCAAAATCGCCGACCAAAGGAGTGGTAAAGCCTATGGTGAGCGGGCATACCATTACAAAACCTACCATTAATTTGAGTAGAGTAACTATGCAAGATATGAATAATGTATCAAACTTAAGTGTGATACCAGAAGTAGCCACACCACCAAGAAATCAAGAAACAAACAGTCTGAGCTCTCCTGTAGCCGTTGCTGTGAGACAACATAGATAT gaCACTGACCGTACACGTAGAATGCCAGAAAGACTGACCGTTAGTTCACCAAGAAGTAGTG AAGAAAATGAACGAAGGTTGAGTAAAAGAAGTAGCAGACATTCTGGAAGAATGTCAGGAAAGCATACCAGACCAAAGTCAGGTAGACTTTCTGGAGGTAATAGTACGCGGTGTAGTAATGGAAATATTGAACACATACGAAGTCCCACAGTAAAACTCAATGatgtttcaaaatttcttcaaaattctcAAACTATTAACATtcgattg tTAGACAAAACAAGGATGAACGAAAGTGATGAAGGCAGTGTTCATGCAGGAAATAGCAACGATATGAATCAAGATGATTCTGAAATTGGGGTTACAATACCAGAGACATCCCTATCTGACTCATCAGAAGAAAATAACGAAAAGACCGTcgaaaatgataataataatacaaaggTTCTTTGCAAATCTGATGATAAAAATGAACACAAGAAAGAAAACTCTACAACACCGCAAGATTCTTCAACAAATTACGATGATCCTCTTGAAGGACCAAGTTGGTTATTTAACAATATCCAAACTGTGCCTTGTAATATAAATGACGAGAAGAAGACTgataatataaatgtttctaTTGATAATAGTACATCTAGATCTTTGGTAGTAACAGAAACGAGTGACGAATCAGACGATGAAAAGTCTATGGAAGAATTACAGTCATCTTTAAGCGAGCCAGAAAGTAAATTAAAAAGCTTTTCTGAATCCGTTGAAGAAAGAAGTGTTGAAAATGATAGTGTTAGTAGTCAAGATGTAAATACAGACACCGGTTGTAATACATCCGTTCTGTCTACTTCAAAAGATACCAGTCAGGATGAATATAAAACCGAGAGTGAACCGACACAAAATTTGGTTAATTTTATTACACAAAGGCGAGGCTACTCTATGGAggatgaagaagacgaagatGATTTTACTTTGATGTACGTGCGCCATCCGCGTGACATGCAATTTGACATAAACGACTTGAAGTTTCCCGTTTTAGAAGAGTCCACATTAAAACCAATAGCTCCGGTCGAACCAGAACCAGAAATAACAACTACGCTTCGAAAAATATCTCAAATCTGTCCAATACCGTCGGTTTCGGACAATAGTATAAATGAGACTGTGTTCAATCATTCTACAGTGAATTTGCCTTTACTAATGAATAATGATTACGATAATAGAGACTTAACTCCGTTGAAGGAAAAATCAGATCCTACACAACGGAAGAAAAAAGGGAAGAACTTAACTAGGAGGGATTCAGATGATTTTACCGATGCTGCAACAACGACAAACAAACAAAGTAGCCACACAAATAGGAAGTCTAAATCTGTGGGTAAGGAGAAAGTTGCTACAGTGGTATTGCAGAAATTGGACAATTCCGAAGTTAAATCGAGGACACCTACTCCAGAGGAGCTGCACAATTCCAGCCAATCGTT CAACAGGTCATCTTTCCGCGGAGAAGACTCGAGCGATTCAGAAAGCAGCATTGCCAGTGCATGTAGTACGCATACTTTTGGTCGACCACGACGAAAGCGCGCACCTAAAAATTTCAAGGAACCCAATTTGAGAAA AAAATTACgaagaaattgttaa
- the LOC143362937 gene encoding lymphotoxin beta receptor inhibitor, whose product MNWTFWLFIIGSFGCNYVHAQVQRVPPGVSPQHYHQPVQQVHQVPQQMPQVPQQQFQQPQGQVPMHQVPVQQVPVQQHMPTHQVPVQQGHHNHPQQILNAANIVHEKDHIQEHMEVPLDTSKMTEQELQFHYFKMHDADNNNKLDGCELIKSLIHWHEQGREAGGAHPGEKLFKDEELVTVIDPILSVDDNNNDGYIDYPEFIQSQQNAAATGRQ is encoded by the exons ATGAATTGGACTTTTTGGCTGTTTATAATCGGATCCTTCGGCTGTAATTATGTACACGCTCAGGTTCAAAGGGTTCCACCAGGTGTGTCTCCTCAACACTATCACCAA CCTGTTCAACAAGTCCATCAAGTTCCACAACAAATGCCACAAGTTCCACAACAACAG TTCCAGCAACCACAAGGACAGGTACCCATGCATCAGGTTCCTGTTCAACAAGTACCTGTACAGCAACATATGCCAACCCATCAAGTACCAGTTCAACAAGGACACCATAACCATCCACAGCAAATACTTAATGCTGCCAACATAGTTCACGAAAAAGA tcATATCCAAGAGCATATGGAAGTTCCACTAGATACTAGTAAAATGACAGAACAAGAGCTACAGTTCCATTACTTTAAGATGCACGATGCCGATAACAATAATAAGTTAGATGGTTGTGAACTTATCAAGTCTTTGATTCATTGGCAtg aaCAAGGTAGGGAAGCAGGAGGAGCTCATCCTGGAGAAAAACTGTTTAAAGATGAAGAATTGGTTACAGTGATAGACCCAATACTTTCTGTGGACGATAACAACAATGATGGATACATAGATTATCCTGAATTCATACAATCACAGCAAAATGCAGCAGCTACAGGTCGTCAGTGA